A segment of the Desulfonatronovibrio hydrogenovorans DSM 9292 genome:
CCTTTGGACGAGGAAAAGATGGGACAGGCAGTACTGTCCTTTGTTCAGGACAGGAAAAAGTGGAAGCAGGCCTCAACAGCCGGGATCAAAGGAGTCAGGAGACATTATTCCTGGGAAACCCATTCCAGACGCTACATCAAGGAGATTTTTACCTTGATCTCCCCCAGGATTGAGCCAATGCCCAGACTGCCCATAATCAAAAGCAAGCTGCCTGTGTCAGACAGGGTGTTTGTCACTGATATCGATAATACCCTGCTGGGCAACAGAGCATCATTGAAAAGACTTTTACGATACCTGACCAGATATAAGGACAATCTGGTCTTTGGAGTGGCAACGGGCCGAACCCTGGAAAGCACGTTGAATGTCCTGGCTGAGGAAAACGTGCCCATACCTGAGATCATCATTACGGCAGTAGGGAGTGAGATCTACTATGGACCGAATATTCTTAAGGATCATGGCTGGAGCCGACATATCGACTACAGATGGAAACCGGAAAAAATAAAAAAAATAATGCGTGAAATCGATGGGGTGGAACTCCAGTCAGAAGCAAATCAAAGGGAGTTCAAGCTCAGTTATAATTTTTATTCCGATGCTTTTCCCGGTGTCAGGCATATTCGCAAACTCATGCGCAGGAATGATCTGCATGCCAAGATAATCCACTCCCATGCAAAATTTCTTGATTTCTTACCCCTGAGGGCATCCAAGGGGCTGGCCATAAGGTACATCTGCATGAAATGGGGAGTTGATTTTAAAAAGGTCCTGGTGGCAGGTGATTCAGGAAATGACCGGGAAATGCTCTCAGGAAACACATTAAGCGTTGTTGTGGGCAATTACAGCCCGGAACTCAAAACTCTTACCCCGGGGCCAACCACTTACTTTGCTGCAGATGGTTATTCAGCCGGGATTATAGAAGGCATGAAACATTTCGGTTTTTTGGAGGAGATTGATGGTACTAAGAACTGATGAAATAGAAATTGCTGACCCTGAACTGAGAAAGATAGTTTATCTTTTTTTGCGTGAACTTGTAAAAAAGGAAAAGGTCTTTATCCTGCGCTCGGAATTGGAAGACCATCTTGAACTGTTTTTTGAGGATCAGGATCATGCTGAATTTCAAGACGAGCAGGTATTTGATATATTCAAAAGTTCCCAGGTGGCCTGTATTTCCAACCCCTGGGTTTATTTGTCGGTCCGTCCTCAGATCGGACAATGGCAATATTTTAGGTTTCATGTGGATGATGTCTTGTTTGATGAGATTGATGTTCATGATTACCTGCGTTTTGAGGAGATGCAGGTCAACAATACTTCAGGGACCGACGATTTTCTTTTGGAAATTGATCTTGAACCTTTCAACCGTGAATTTCCAAAGCTCAAGGACTCATCTTATATTGGAAAGGGTGTGGAATTTTTGAATCGGCATCTTTCCGGCAGATTCTTTCATCCCACAAAAAAAGGTTATGAAAAGCTGTACGAGTTTTTGCGCCTGCATCAATGCGAAGGCTGTCCATTGATGCTCAACGACCGGATTGATTCTCCCTCCCAGTTACGGGATGCCCTGCGTAAGGCAATGAAATTCCTTAAAAAGAAAAGCCCGGATACCAACTGGCCAGAGGTGGCCAGGGAAATGAAAGATCTGGGGTTTGAGCCGGGATGGGGCAGGGCAATTGATGATGTTCTGGAAAACTTCGAACTTCTCCAGGAGATCCTTGAAGCGCCTACCCCCAGGATTCTTGAAAGGTTTTTAAGCAGAATCCCCATGATCTTTAAAATAGTGATTGTTTCCCCCCATGGATATTTTGGCCAGTCCAAGGTCCTGGGAATGCCGGATACAGGCGGTCAGATCGTCTATATTCTGGATCAGGTCAGAGCCCTGGAAAAAGAAATGCATATCCAGATTAGAAATCAGGGCCTGGATATTGAGCCCAGGATCATAGTTTTGAGCAGACTGATTCCTGAGGCTGGAGATACGACCTGTAATCAGCGTCTTGAAGATATTGTCGGGACCAGAAACGCCAAGATACTGCGGGTCCCGTTTCGCTACCCCAGTGGAGAAATTGTTAAACACTGGATATCCAGGTTTCATGTCTGGCCATTTCTGGAGAGATTCTCCCTGGATTCCACCAATGAAGTGTTAGGCGAACTTGGGGGCAGACCTGATCTGATCATCGGCAATTACTCCGACGGCAACCTGGTGGCCTCCCTTATGGCCAAAAAACTCAAAGTGACCCAGTGCAATATCGCCCATGCCCTGGAAAAATCAAAATATCTCTTTTCTTCCCAGTACTGGAAACATAAGGAAAGTCAGTACAGATTTTCCAGTCAGTTTACAGCTGATCTCATCTCCATGAACATGACCGACTTCATCATTACCAGCACCTACCAGGAGATTGCCGGGACCGAGGAGAGTGTTGGTCAGTATGAGACATACCAGTCCTTTACCATGCCCGATCTCTACAGGGTGGTTAACGGCATTGATGTGTTTGATCCCAAGTTCAATGTGGTCTCGCCAGGGGCAGATGAGAATGTCTACTTTCCATATCATGAAAAGGATCGACGGCTTCTTGAACTCCACGAAGAGCTTGATGAGTTTGTTTACGGTCCTGAAGGCAGTCAGGCCAAGGGACAGCTAAAAAGCAGGGACAAGCCTCTAATCTTCACCATGGCCAGGCTGGACAAAATCAAGAACCTTCCTGCCCTGGTCCGCTGGTATGGACAGAATCAGAGGCTGCGCAGTCTGGCCAACCTTGTGGTGGTGGCCGGATATATAAACAAGGATGACTCCAGGGATGAAGAGGAACGCTCCTGCATCGATGAGATGCATGCTCTTTTTGAGGAATTCGGCCTTCATGAACAGGTCCGCTGGGTTGGAGCCAGGCTGGATAAAAATATGACTGGCGAGCTGTACAGGTATGTGGCCGATTCCAGAGGAGTTTTTGTTCAGCCTGCCCTTTTTGAGGCCTTTGGTCTGACTGTGGTTGAGGCCATGAGTTCAGGTCTGCCGACTTTTGCCACTATATTCGGCGGACCCCTGGAAATAATCGAGCATGAGGTTTCCGGATTTCACATTGATCCGACTCATGGAGATAGGGCAGCTGAAATGCTGGCTGATTTTTTTACCAGAAGTCAGGATGATCCGGAATTCTGGGACAAAATATCCATGAACAGCATTAAAAGAGTTGAGGAAAAATACAACTGGCGGCTTTATGCCCGAAAGCTCCTGTCTTTTTCCAGGATTTACGGATTCTGGAAATACGTTTCCAACCTGGAACGCGAAGAGAGCAGGCGATATCTGGAAATGTTTTATTCCCTCAAAATGAGAAGCTTGTCCGTATAACCGCTTGTGATAACTGATAAAGTTAAATATAGGCTTCAGGTTCAGGTTTTTGGATAAGATGAAAAGCCGATTCAGACAGAATAAAATTACAGGCGAATGGGTGATATTTGCTCCTTCCAGGCGCAAGCGTCCAATGGACTTTGTCAGGGAGGTGGTGGAGGTTGAGCAGCCAGAATATGATCCTGAGTGTCCATTTTGTCCAGGAAATGAAGACGCCCTGGCCAGGGTGGTTTATGAGGTCAAGGATGACAGATCAGCAATCTGGTCTTCCCGGGCAGTCCTGAACAAATATCCGGCCCTGACCACAGAGGGGGAAAGCTCCAGAAAGACCAGGGGCATATATCTTGAGGGGGGCGGCTATGGCTCCCATCTGGTCATCCTGGAGTCTCCCAAGCACAATCTCCAGCTTGGAGACATGAACCAGAAACAGATTATGGCTGTGCTCAGGGCCTACCACCATT
Coding sequences within it:
- a CDS encoding sucrose synthase; translated protein: MVLRTDEIEIADPELRKIVYLFLRELVKKEKVFILRSELEDHLELFFEDQDHAEFQDEQVFDIFKSSQVACISNPWVYLSVRPQIGQWQYFRFHVDDVLFDEIDVHDYLRFEEMQVNNTSGTDDFLLEIDLEPFNREFPKLKDSSYIGKGVEFLNRHLSGRFFHPTKKGYEKLYEFLRLHQCEGCPLMLNDRIDSPSQLRDALRKAMKFLKKKSPDTNWPEVAREMKDLGFEPGWGRAIDDVLENFELLQEILEAPTPRILERFLSRIPMIFKIVIVSPHGYFGQSKVLGMPDTGGQIVYILDQVRALEKEMHIQIRNQGLDIEPRIIVLSRLIPEAGDTTCNQRLEDIVGTRNAKILRVPFRYPSGEIVKHWISRFHVWPFLERFSLDSTNEVLGELGGRPDLIIGNYSDGNLVASLMAKKLKVTQCNIAHALEKSKYLFSSQYWKHKESQYRFSSQFTADLISMNMTDFIITSTYQEIAGTEESVGQYETYQSFTMPDLYRVVNGIDVFDPKFNVVSPGADENVYFPYHEKDRRLLELHEELDEFVYGPEGSQAKGQLKSRDKPLIFTMARLDKIKNLPALVRWYGQNQRLRSLANLVVVAGYINKDDSRDEEERSCIDEMHALFEEFGLHEQVRWVGARLDKNMTGELYRYVADSRGVFVQPALFEAFGLTVVEAMSSGLPTFATIFGGPLEIIEHEVSGFHIDPTHGDRAAEMLADFFTRSQDDPEFWDKISMNSIKRVEEKYNWRLYARKLLSFSRIYGFWKYVSNLEREESRRYLEMFYSLKMRSLSV